The following coding sequences are from one Polynucleobacter sp. JS-JIR-II-50 window:
- a CDS encoding 4Fe-4S dicluster domain-containing protein produces the protein MSKKNKQLALVIDLNVCVGCHACVTSCKEWNTSGSAGPLTDLNAYGASPSGTFFNRVQTFEAGTFPNTQTVHFPKSCLHCEEPPCVPVCPTGASYKRKEDGIVLVDYDKCIGCSYCSWACPYGARELDQERQVMTKCTLCVDRIYSETLPESEKKPACVLACPTSARIFGDVHDPESAASKAIEERSGYALMPEWETQPANHYLPRSIMETIDAARNDK, from the coding sequence ATGAGCAAAAAAAATAAACAACTCGCTCTCGTTATTGATCTTAATGTTTGTGTAGGATGTCATGCCTGTGTAACCTCATGTAAAGAGTGGAATACATCCGGCTCAGCAGGCCCGCTTACTGATCTGAACGCCTATGGTGCAAGTCCAAGCGGCACTTTTTTTAATCGAGTACAAACTTTTGAGGCGGGAACCTTCCCGAATACTCAAACAGTTCACTTTCCAAAATCATGCTTACATTGCGAAGAGCCGCCGTGTGTTCCCGTTTGCCCTACTGGTGCGAGTTATAAGCGCAAAGAGGATGGAATTGTGCTGGTGGATTACGACAAATGCATCGGTTGCAGCTACTGCTCCTGGGCTTGTCCTTATGGCGCTCGAGAGCTAGATCAAGAACGTCAGGTTATGACCAAGTGCACACTCTGTGTGGATCGCATCTATAGCGAGACTTTGCCAGAGTCCGAGAAAAAGCCTGCTTGCGTTCTCGCCTGCCCCACTAGCGCACGTATCTTTGGCGATGTTCATGATCCAGAATCCGCTGCCAGCAAAGCAATAGAAGAACGCTCAGGATATGCACTCATGCCTGAATGGGAGACTCAA